CGTGAAAGTAAACTCCCCCTCCTCGTCTCCTCTCACATTTCCATTGAATATTTCCCATCCTCTCTCCTTTAAGCTCTTTACCAACAGCCTCCCCTCTCTGTCCACCTTCTTGTCCTTCGACCTTCTTCCTTCTCCCAGtcctcctccctcctcttcctctatcCTCCCACCTTCTTGACCAGTCCTCGCATTAAAATCTCCCCCAATTATCGTAtaccttccttcttctttcttttccattCTATCTCCTAACTCCTGTACGTTCTCCTCCATCCCCTCTTTCTTTGCATACACCCCTATAATACTCCAGTTCTCGCCACCTGTTCTGACCTTTCCCGTAATCCAACCCTCCCTATCTACTTCTATTGCCGTTCCCTTTTCTTTTAATCCTTTCCTTATTCCCATTATCATCCCTCCTATTgctcttccttttttattctttttcttcgccaTTTGCACCCCCCACTCGTACCCTTTTGGAAGTCTCCCCCTTATTCTTTCCCAGCCCTTTTCTCCTATCCAGGTCTCTAACATGACTAGCACATCTTCTTTCTTCAGCCCTTCCCAAAAAtccttatctttattttccaaCCCAGCTACGTTCCAGAATACTATCCTCCAAACTGACTTACTTTCcccctcttcttctcttctagCTTTCGCGTTGTCCTTCTTTATCTCACCCCCTCTATCCTCTTCTCCTCTTATTCCCCCGTCTCCATTCCtacctctccctctcctcctttACCTTCTTTCCCTTCCTTCCCTCCTCTGCTCTCCTTTCTTCTCCTTCCCCTTTCATCCTTTAACACCTCCTCTTCCGTATCCCATCTCCACCAGGTATTTTCCAACCTTATTCTTCCTGCCTTAATCCATGCCCTCCTACCCTCTCTTTCCTCCCCTCTCGCTATCTCTCTCAACCTCCAATTCATTCTTCTTTCCTCCCACGATAGGTCCTCCGTaattctttcctttctccccACTAggctcctctttttttccataaCCTCCCATTTCTGTTCTTCGCTCTCCAATTTCACCAGCACCATTTCCCTTCCTTTTTCTGCATCACCTCCTATTCTCTTCACCTCTATTGCCTTTACTTTCGCTCTTATTCCTTCTAGTAACTTTTCTGCCTTTTCTCTCCTCCCTCCTTCTTTTACTTCCAGCCCtcttattacaatatttcttcttctctcctccttttctttcctttccagCCTTCTCTCCAGTTCTCTCATTTTCTCCCCCACCTCCCCTCTACCGTTTcttttctcctccttcttctcctccttcctctcttccattttttccTCCAACCTCCTTATTCTCTCTTCCATTTTCTCCCTCTGCTTACTTGTCTCTTCCCTCTCCTCTTTCCAtctcctctctcgctccctAAACTCCCTTCTCAGGTCCTCTATCTCTTCTCTCATCTTCCTACCCTGCTCCTTGAAACCCTCCCTTAGCTCTTCTCTCACTGCCCTAAATTCCTCCATCATTTCTCCCATTCTTTCTCCCAACTCCTTCACACCTATCTCCGAGTCTTTTTTAGGAGATCTTGCCGTCATGTTACTTCTCTTAAAAAtctcctccttttcctccCCTCCGCTCCTATCCATttcctccctcttccttttccaCAACTCTTCTATATTTCCCGTGCTCCCCCTTCTAACTTTCTCCTTTTCCTTAACCTTACCTATCGcactctttccctccctcccgtTTTCTTTCCCTTCACTCATCTCCTCCTAACTCGGCTCACTTCCCCCTCTAGCTCCACCACCTACTCTATGCCCTGCCTCGCGCTGCTGACCGCGTCCCGGATCCTGCGTCGAGTCGTCCCTCTCTCTTCGCTATTGTTCGCGCCCTACCTCGTGCTGCCGCTCTCGGCTCGGCTCACCTACCGTGCGCCCCTCTAGCTCAGCTACCGTTCGTGCTTTCACCTTCTCAGTGCCTAGACACTTTACCTCCCTTTATCTCCTCTTACCTGCCCCTTCTCTGTTCCCCCTCTTACCTCCTCACTCTCTCACCTCCACACCTCCTCGCTCTATCACCCTCTCCTTCCTCAGCCTCCCTCGTCACTCTCTTCTAAACCCTTTTGCTCTCGCTCACTTGCACACCTGTCTATATcgttctttatataaaagcaaaattaaaatcattatagtacattttcaagtttatattcaaatacaaTATGCCACAAAAAACATGCGAACTTCGATTATTATACtcattttattacttaaatatacaataagaagtgtaattatatctatttcataatttaaaaaaagaataattttttatacatatattataaataaattatactagaTGTAATATTATGATAACATGAAAGACACAAAGTagagtaatatatacatatatacaataaaaatatacagttaacccaaatattttaaagacaaatcaatgaaattataattaatgttgtaTGTAATAATCTCTTGACTTTTGAATGAAATgcgattacatttttatattttctctgatTATAAGCttgctttatataatttaaaagttgcgtagaattataatacttataaaaaaatataataatatactatcaatatacatatatgtagtatctcaaaaattatcttttttaatttttagtttgttCAGTAATACTTGGCTAATTAAATggaatttatatcaatttttgaacagttagttttttatttaataatgtttatacttttaaatgttatttatgtaCTTggcatacatttttataaggtgtttttacatttatatttgaaaataatttttaggaaaattaCTCTAATTTATGATGAAAAAATAGACGCTTTTATACGCAAAATAGATGTGGCGCGATCAGTAGGACGTGCATTAGCACATCAATGCTGGGAAAATCCGGTTAGTTTTTCCTCTTTGTCTCAACATATGTGCTTGAAAGAGGGAATTCTTACGCTATATGTAGCAGATGCCATTAACAAggtaaatttcttaattatttcatactgTTTTACttacataaatgtttttatttgtattgcTTAACGTTATACGAGGTAATCCATGTAAAGTTTAACACGCCATGCAGAACAAGAGGTCACGATGACGTCAAAGTGATGTTAAAGTGGCGTTAATGTAACTCTTAAATGTTGAATAAAGTCATGATAAAGTCATCATGAtgacttattattattcatttattatgtcattatttatagttttatgtCCCACCTGGAACTGTAATATCCCGAAAACTACgcgattaactttaattattttattcttaaattttacagATTCTAACggcttttaaatttttaagattaatctttatttattctttcctACAAAATAAacgggaaaaaaataaactattgtctaaaacatttttcctcAAAACAATGAGCATTCTATGAGTAATTGCAAACGTTTTTGTAcgttttaaaactaaaaacgCACATTATTCAACGTgttaaaacgtataaaaaatttctctttcccACATAGTTATTCAGATTATAGTTATTTAGATTATAGATATTCAGATTAGAACAATATATACAAGGAAAACGATAAAAGcttctttcaaataatttcaatgttattaAGTTTTTAGTTATACTTATGTTGTACTTTTAtctagcaaaaaaaaaataaaggaataaatattttctctcaaaaaatagacaattttgttaatgtgataatattgtagaaaataattggtcattaagttattaaaaagaattgtgAAACTAGAGGctttcctttttatttgaaattctcAATGCATATATCTTTTCTGATTGAATATACAGCTATCAAAATTAACCGTGTCAAAACTTTCGCTTTCAGATTTATCCAGAATTTCGAATATGGGATCTGTTCGTAGTCCAGATCCATCAAGAATCTCTCCGTTTGGATACTCATTCTTTTATGTCAGAGGCCAGCAGTACTGAAATTAATTCACCATTACCCTTTTCTTGTTACATCAAAGGTAAaactttacaaatttaattgaaaaattgtctgtaaattcttgaaaatagattatatggaaaaatagGTACAGTAATCGGATAGCCAAGTTTGTCGTGAACTGATTTTGAAAGTACATATCTGCTACAAATTTTGTCGATAAAATGccaacaaaaatataacaaaatttgctAACAATATATGAAGTTAAATTGCTTGCAGAAATTCAGTAGAATCTGCCGCTTCGTAACTATCATAAACGAACTTGTCTTTTTACAtcctaataaattaattttgttatacaaaataaaaagaaacatattcttatatataattcaaactttaaatttatctttatttaagaaattatgtatttttgtagaatttaTGGGCcggtatatatatctatacttaattttattttaaaaaatatattttttatattaaatttgtataaaaatatatttaatccaaTCTTTTTATGACTATCATGATAGGACCAGCTATATTACGTATGTTGCAACATGCATTAAGTGAAGAGATCTTTTGGAATGGTATCAAGGTATTTCTTAATCATAAAGTACGTAAAAGGttagtaatgtaataattactttctatagacataaatttaaataagtattatgATAGAgacataaaatgtataatttgattgtgtctaatttttaatactattcTCCTCTTCATCCcgaaatcattatttattactttatgcATTAGTTATTagtaatattcttctttttttgtcaGTCAATTAGAATCATTAGGTATGCTTATCATTTTTGCGTTTATTTTGAGCTGCAATAGCTCAGAAAGCTCTTAGTCGACTATGTCACTGTTTCTTATTTAAAGTAAGTCGGGAGAAGATGccataattaagaaatatagaaatatgagCGAGCCAATAGTTATAAATCGCTttgcaatttttgaaaaatgatacTTAAGCTTTTACATAACAGTGCTGAAAATATTAACTCTAAAAAGTGATGGCAAATTTCACCCATTTTTTGGACCTcgaatttcaaactttttttcgtGGCAAATAGTACTATTAGATGAAACATTAATCCcagtaaaatttcaagatGAGCATAGACACGGTCCCGGAGATACAAGGGGGTGAAAGTGATGATTTCCAGTCAGGGTGTATTGTGCATAAGGAAGAATGCGTGGCTGAAGTTCGCGTATTATTGAGAGTATTTTTTGTCGCCATCCCAATCTGTGAGAGGCAAGGGAACTCacattaaaaaagcaccccaatCTGTGAGAGAAAAGGGGACTCATTAAAAAGGCACCCCAGCAAACACAATACAACGTgtgttatattgcatttatattgttgagtagGAAATTACAACTAACCTGTACGTTACATGTTGCATTGTGTTTGGTAGGACCCCAATATGTGAAAGGCAAGAGGTCTCACAGTAAAAAAGCAGTCCAATCCGTGAGAGGCGGTGTCAAGTTTTACTTCAACTCCATCTATCTCGGGGAATTTTCATGCTAGACGAAAATTAAGATCATATTTGAATCCAACGTAAAAAAATCCATAAGAAAcgatatgtgtgtgtgtgtgtgtgtgtttcacttcgttatatatattttattccttgTTATGGACACTTGAAGAGTTTCGTGTACTTTCATGGATTATGAGAAACCATCACTTTCACCCCTTCATATCTCCGAAACCGTGcctatattcatttttaaatttttctggGATTAATGTCCCATCATGTAATACTatttggtataaaaaaaagtttaaaattcgAAGTCCAAAAAATGGGCAAATAAGAAGTCTTTTTGCAATcactctttatttatttttaaaatgttataatttgattatatgtttattcCTGTAAAACTGGCATCTTACTGAGTAACATGCCATCATTAATGGGGGATACAAGAATTGTGAGAAAAATGCAGCACTTACAAGGGAACGGTCGGAAGTGTCCCTacccgatttggatgcgctttggatatgttgttgagcatcaaaaaatattagacacgtatttttttttgaggcgtatctcgacgtttaggggttgaaacaacTCCTTGaaaataacgaccgatttggatgcgctttggatatgttgtagagcatcaaaaaacattagacacgtgttttttttagctgcgtatctcgacgtttaggggttgaaacaaccctttgaaaataacggattttatagtttttagcgaatatctttgaaaatataaggcgtaacgacaaaacatttgtacgaaatgtttatggctttttgtgctctttacaatggcgtaatcagatttttcaaatttgtcacattttttaatttaaccccaCTCCcacttattatttttgccaaatataacaatttctcCAACGTAAATTTAAGAGCGTCAAATGCCAAATACAtccatgtgtatttttattatgataccattattagatttttggcAAGACGAGATAATATGTGGTATAAACATCGCGCTGTAGGTAGATGTTGCGTTATTTCTGTTCAGTTGCGTCGTacgcttaaaaatttcaatttcaactcCGGGATGACCGAAAGCACTGATGCAAAGGCCAGCGCAAGGCACCGACAGCGAGAGGTTAACGCTATTTCGAGAGTCCTAGACTAGCAACGGAATGTCGACTCCGACATTATAAATACCGCCGAATTGTAAGATCGGGCGGGCAGTCGCAAATCATAATCTGAACGAACACGTACGTCACATTAACCGCTACAATAATATACTATCCCGGTTACGGCACAACAAAATCAACAACCAAATTCACGCATTTGAATATCATTTGCTTGTGTCATAATTCCGAAAAGCAAGCATTTCAGATCATAAGTCTGAAGTGTAAAGAATTGTGTTGTACGCTGTCGTTTTGTGAACATGTAagtgcatttttattgttaacttttaTTGGTTTCTTATGtttgttacttttttctttgatattcaatattgaatataattttttattcagctCTTACTCTTATAGTCACTGGCAAGACAGCAAAGAATTGTCTTTGCCAGTCTTGCTAGTGactatataatcttttttgttcataaaatGTCACGTTGTAAGCACCTactatagtatattgtgcaccaaagagagaaagcagcgtttttcagacgagtgtaAAGTTTGCCACCCGAGCCAAAGGCGAGAGCGGCAAATCACAAGAGTCTGAAAAACGCTGCTTTCTCtccttggtgcacaatatataCTATAGTAGGTGCTTACAACGTGACattttatgaacaaaaaagattatatagtCCCTGGCAAGACTGGCAAAGACAATTCTTTGCCAGTCTTGCCAGTGACTATAAGAGTAAGagctgaataaaaaattatattcaatattcaatatcaaagaaaaaagtaacaagCGTAAGAAACCAAtaaaagttaacaataaaaatgcactTACATGTTCACAAAACGACAGCGTACAACACAGTTCTTTACACTTCAGACTTATGATCTGAAATGCTTGCTTTTCGGAATTATGACACAAGCAAATGATATTCAAATGCGTGAATTTGGTTGTTGATTTTGTGCCGTAACCGGGATAGTATATTATTGTAGTGGTTAATGTGACGCACGTGTTCGTTCAGATTATGATTTGCGACTGCCCGCCCGATCTTACAATTCGgcggtatttataatatcgGAGTCGACATTCCGTTGCTAGTCTAGGACTCTCGAAATAGCGTTAACCTATCGCTGTCAGTGCCTTGCGCTGGCCTTTGCATCAGCGCTTTCGGTCATCTCGgagttaaaattgaaatttttaagcgtATGGCGCAACTGAACAGAAATAACGCAACACCTACCTACAGCGCGACGCCTATACCACATATCATCTCGTCTTgccaaaaatctaataatggtatcataataaaaatacacatggaTGTATTTGGCATTTGACGCTCTTGAATTtgcgttggaaaaattgttatatttggcaaaaataataggtggaggtggggttaaattaaaaaatgtgacaaatttgaaaaatctgattacgccattgtaaagagcacaaaaagccataaacatttcgtacaaatgttttgtcgttacgccttatattttcgaagatattcgctaaaaactataaaatccgttattttcaaggggttgtttcaacccctaaacgtcgagatacaccgcagaaaaaaatacgtgtctaatatttttttatgctcaacaacatatccaaagcaCATCCAAATCGGGTAAGGATACTTCCGACCGTTCCCTTGTTAGTGAATGAAGTAATGAAGTGCAATTCAAATGCAAAAAcactgatttatttttaacaataaacttCAGCTATTAATTGGTAAAACacaatttcacaaaaattaatatttttgtttaaaatatacatttatcgaATGTTGTAACATACATTTAttacgatatttaaaaaaaaactaaaatctaataaaagaatacaaaaattgtacgtCAGTATTCGTGTAAATAAGaatcgcgtaaaagagtcacggtcggtctcgctccgcgtatacttggcacgagacactaccgtgtctcttgataatccGCCAAGCTAATTGTGTTCTTTTTAAGTGGTACCTTTCCCTAATGACGAGAGGAAGATATTAATTCTGACTCGACATACACTGACGTCATAAAGGAAATGGTTATTTAGTTTATGAGACAGCCATTTGATGTAGTTTCaaaatgtgttaaataaatCCACTTTcaatgaaaagaaattatgaaaaatgtaataacaaaGAAGAGTGTAATATTACAGAAAACCTACTCATCACTTGGTTTGAACAGATCTTTCCAGATTCTTCTGATTTAAcaggataattttttttgtctttcatTGTAAAGATGacgtctttttattttcatcatgCATATACGTTGTTTTCAGGTTTTGTTCTTCCGATCTATGTGATTTtcatgatattatattattttaatttttgttttactttgTTGTTATGCAACACTTCTTATCACTTGtacaattgttttatttttatttctcttgtttttttgtttcccTCTTTCCGTATTTTTCCGTTTTAATGTTCTCTCTCCTATTTCTTAttctgtttatattttatacttccTTATATTTATACCATTTTACCTTGTGGCGATTACATCGACACATTCGTCACCGCCTGGAAACGACCCAAACGCTCGCGCAAAGAAAAAcgttaagataataataaacgtaaaCACAACAGACAGCGAATAATCACGTGAACAGGTACCGAGAATCGTTAAACCCCCGGATTGCAAACTTAATAGCGAAAA
This genomic stretch from Temnothorax longispinosus isolate EJ_2023e chromosome 9, Tlon_JGU_v1, whole genome shotgun sequence harbors:
- the LOC139818745 gene encoding uncharacterized protein isoform X2, whose protein sequence is MEFISIFEQKITLIYDEKIDAFIRKIDVARSVGRALAHQCWENPVSFSSLSQHMCLKEGILTLYVADAINKIYPEFRIWDLFVVQIHQESLRLDTHSFMSEASSTEINSPLPFSCYIKGPAILRMLQHALSEEIFWNGIKVFLNHKVRKSPLNFDDLWTAMQIALNNSTGIYKFNIKDMMNDELGHN